From a region of the Mucilaginibacter auburnensis genome:
- the ligD gene encoding DNA ligase D: MATKTLDKKIEKAERGEAKIIDKAKLAEALLKDAPKSAMPAKIKPMKATLVDEPFDDPGWVYEIKWDGYRAIAKVTEDEAELISRNNLLFDQFYPVNDLLKKWGHNAVLDGELLVLNDKGISDFGGIQNWRSEADGDLVYYVFDILWYEGKNLMDLPLSDRQTILTHILPKNDDRIRQSMVFEARGIEFFDAAERMGLEGIIAKKASSAYTSDLRSKEWLKIKVQRRQEMVIGGFTKNEGTSKPFSALTLGVYKNGKFKYMGKVGTGWGDKLQKEMMEKFKPLITDVCPFDVEPDVDEPSRFRPKRLGAKPTWLKPELVCEINFAELTSDGKVRQASFKGLRTDKDADDVVLETPTDTDKTVKAADEQAEKSIHPKVEPPKKARRTLLNPKDESQERPVNGHLIKFNHLSKVYWPEDGITKRDMFNYYYQVAPYMMPYLKDRPMSLNRFPNGIHGPSFYQKNVADKAPEWAKTMPHVTGEGEHKEYLVATEEDSLLWMATLGCIEINPWFSRVQSPDNPDFCVIDLDPDKNTFDQVIIAAQEVKKVLDAVDVPCFPKTSGSTGIHIYIPLGAKYDYDQSQLFAKMIVQLVHKQIPDFTSLERMVANRKGKMYLDFLQNRPGATIAAPYSLRPKPGATVSMPLAWEEVKKGLKMRDFHIKNAIDRLKETGDLFKGALGKGIDLEKTIKKARTIFE, encoded by the coding sequence ATGGCCACAAAAACACTTGATAAGAAGATTGAGAAAGCGGAACGTGGAGAAGCAAAAATAATAGACAAAGCAAAGTTGGCGGAAGCGCTTTTGAAAGATGCGCCAAAGTCGGCTATGCCGGCGAAGATAAAGCCCATGAAGGCTACGCTGGTTGATGAACCGTTTGATGATCCGGGTTGGGTATATGAAATTAAGTGGGATGGATATCGCGCCATTGCCAAGGTAACAGAGGATGAAGCGGAACTGATCTCTCGTAATAATTTGCTTTTTGATCAATTTTACCCTGTTAACGATCTGCTGAAAAAATGGGGCCATAATGCTGTTTTAGACGGTGAACTGCTGGTCTTGAACGATAAGGGAATATCTGATTTTGGGGGTATCCAAAACTGGCGCAGCGAGGCAGATGGCGATCTGGTGTATTACGTGTTTGATATTTTGTGGTATGAAGGCAAAAACCTGATGGACTTGCCGTTAAGTGACAGGCAAACTATTTTAACACATATCCTTCCCAAAAATGATGACCGCATACGCCAGAGCATGGTGTTTGAGGCGCGTGGCATTGAGTTTTTTGATGCTGCCGAACGCATGGGACTGGAAGGTATCATCGCTAAAAAGGCAAGTAGTGCCTATACTTCGGATCTGCGCTCAAAAGAGTGGCTCAAAATTAAAGTACAGCGCAGGCAGGAAATGGTAATTGGCGGCTTCACCAAAAACGAAGGCACGTCAAAACCCTTCAGTGCACTAACACTCGGGGTGTACAAAAACGGTAAGTTTAAGTACATGGGCAAAGTTGGTACAGGTTGGGGCGATAAACTCCAAAAAGAAATGATGGAGAAATTCAAACCCCTCATTACAGATGTATGCCCGTTTGATGTGGAGCCTGATGTGGATGAGCCATCGCGTTTCCGACCCAAACGATTGGGTGCAAAACCTACCTGGCTAAAACCTGAACTGGTTTGCGAGATTAACTTTGCTGAATTGACCAGCGATGGAAAGGTGCGGCAGGCATCTTTCAAGGGCTTGCGTACTGATAAGGATGCTGATGATGTGGTGCTGGAAACACCAACCGATACCGACAAAACAGTAAAAGCTGCTGATGAGCAAGCTGAAAAAAGTATTCATCCAAAAGTTGAACCGCCCAAAAAGGCAAGGCGCACTTTGCTTAACCCGAAGGATGAATCGCAGGAGCGGCCCGTTAATGGCCATTTGATAAAATTTAATCATCTGAGCAAAGTTTACTGGCCCGAGGATGGTATTACCAAGCGCGACATGTTCAACTATTACTATCAGGTTGCGCCTTATATGATGCCTTACTTGAAAGATAGGCCCATGTCGCTTAACCGTTTCCCTAATGGTATTCATGGTCCGAGTTTTTACCAGAAGAACGTAGCCGATAAAGCGCCGGAATGGGCTAAAACCATGCCGCATGTAACAGGTGAGGGCGAGCACAAAGAATATCTGGTAGCAACAGAAGAAGACAGCCTGCTTTGGATGGCTACGTTGGGATGTATTGAAATAAACCCATGGTTTAGCAGGGTGCAATCGCCAGACAATCCTGATTTCTGTGTAATAGACCTTGACCCGGATAAAAATACTTTTGATCAGGTAATAATTGCTGCGCAGGAAGTGAAAAAGGTATTGGACGCTGTTGATGTACCTTGTTTTCCAAAAACCTCCGGCTCAACAGGCATACACATATATATCCCCTTGGGAGCGAAATATGATTACGATCAATCGCAACTATTTGCCAAAATGATAGTGCAATTAGTGCACAAACAAATACCCGATTTCACAAGCCTGGAACGCATGGTGGCCAATCGCAAAGGCAAAATGTATCTTGACTTTTTGCAGAACCGACCGGGTGCTACCATAGCCGCGCCTTATTCTTTAAGACCCAAGCCCGGCGCAACGGTGTCCATGCCGCTGGCCTGGGAGGAGGTAAAGAAAGGATTAAAAATGCGCGACTTCCACATTAAAAACGCCATAGACCGTTTAAAGGAAACCGGCGACTTGTTTAAAGGCGCATTAGGTAAAGGTATTGACCTGGAGAAAACCATAAAAAAAGCACGAACCATATTTGAATAA
- a CDS encoding DUF3606 domain-containing protein — MATRGTKVERRSVSEQPHELSYEGKKTGTSAKAVEAAKKEAGSNRRSEVEKELKNKK; from the coding sequence ATGGCAACACGGGGAACCAAAGTGGAGCGTCGTTCTGTATCAGAGCAGCCCCACGAATTGAGCTACGAAGGAAAAAAGACCGGAACTTCGGCCAAAGCAGTTGAAGCTGCTAAAAAGGAAGCCGGTTCCAACCGGCGCAGTGAAGTTGAAAAAGAACTGAAGAACAAAAAGTAA
- a CDS encoding DUF4142 domain-containing protein: protein MKNKIFFIPLIAVGLLQACSSSEADKGADSTEVLADNGPVAEQSNVSSPAAADTAFANKAAISGMAEVALGKMAAAKGVSAEVKNFGNMMVKDHSMANEELMGIAKNKNITLPTGLDAEHQAKSDSLSKLSGKAFDEGYIKVMKEGHNKTLAIMNQEANGGQDAELKAFAAKTAPVVKHHLDELQSMK from the coding sequence ATGAAAAACAAGATCTTCTTTATCCCACTTATTGCCGTTGGCTTATTACAGGCCTGTAGCAGCAGTGAAGCCGACAAGGGCGCAGACAGCACAGAGGTACTGGCTGATAATGGCCCGGTGGCAGAACAATCTAACGTATCATCTCCGGCAGCAGCCGATACCGCCTTTGCTAACAAAGCAGCTATTAGCGGCATGGCAGAAGTAGCTTTGGGCAAAATGGCCGCGGCAAAAGGCGTTAGCGCAGAAGTAAAAAACTTTGGCAACATGATGGTGAAAGACCACAGCATGGCCAATGAGGAACTGATGGGTATTGCTAAAAACAAAAACATCACCTTACCTACCGGCCTTGATGCCGAACATCAGGCTAAAAGCGATAGCCTAAGCAAACTAAGCGGTAAAGCTTTTGATGAAGGCTACATCAAAGTAATGAAAGAGGGCCACAATAAAACCTTAGCCATTATGAACCAGGAAGCCAACGGCGGGCAGGATGCCGAACTAAAAGCTTTCGCTGCTAAAACAGCTCCTGTGGTTAAACACCACCTGGATGAACTGCAAAGCATGAAGTAG